A window of the Arenibacter algicola genome harbors these coding sequences:
- a CDS encoding ABC transporter permease, with translation MKNKVLRLSISKLNELKFRDRITQLHSLVFRDDNAVTSKRNFPWGPFKAIVQKEISDHIRNWRFIILFVIISLACMGTLFATMANGMKVLVADSAENNFFFLNLFTKSDGTLPPFFGFVGFLGPLFGISLGFDAISSEQQRGTLSRVMAQPVPRDSILNAKFLAGIIVIGVMFFTLSFLVLGSGLIALGIPPTAEEFMRIMVYTVLSIVYVSFWLNLAILFSVRFKQSATSALLGIAVWLFFTIFYPLIANIFIKAYEPSKFASSRAIYFYEKLKFYLLQIMPNELFDGITSAILVPSVRSLGPLSIEQLQGAIPSSLPLGQSIMLVWPQFTGLLSLTLLCFLLSYIIFMKREIRSRG, from the coding sequence ATGAAAAATAAAGTCTTAAGATTAAGTATATCAAAATTAAACGAATTAAAATTTCGCGATAGGATTACCCAGCTGCACTCCTTGGTGTTCAGGGATGACAATGCAGTAACCAGTAAAAGAAATTTTCCATGGGGTCCGTTCAAGGCTATTGTACAAAAGGAGATTTCAGACCATATTAGGAACTGGCGTTTTATAATTCTATTTGTTATTATTTCCCTGGCCTGTATGGGAACATTATTTGCCACTATGGCCAATGGCATGAAGGTCCTTGTTGCCGACAGTGCGGAGAACAACTTTTTTTTCTTGAATTTATTTACCAAATCCGACGGTACCCTGCCGCCGTTTTTTGGGTTTGTGGGATTCCTTGGCCCCTTGTTTGGTATAAGCTTGGGGTTCGATGCCATTAGTTCGGAACAACAAAGGGGAACCTTGAGCAGGGTTATGGCGCAACCTGTTCCCAGAGATAGTATCCTTAACGCTAAATTCTTGGCAGGTATTATCGTGATCGGTGTCATGTTCTTTACATTGAGCTTCTTGGTCTTAGGCTCGGGATTGATAGCTTTAGGAATACCGCCCACCGCAGAGGAATTTATGCGTATCATGGTATATACGGTACTTAGTATTGTCTATGTATCCTTTTGGCTGAACCTTGCTATTTTGTTTTCGGTCCGTTTTAAGCAATCTGCCACTTCCGCCCTGTTGGGTATAGCGGTATGGTTATTTTTCACCATTTTTTATCCTTTGATCGCCAATATCTTCATAAAGGCCTATGAACCATCTAAATTCGCCTCCTCGAGGGCCATTTATTTCTATGAAAAATTGAAGTTTTATTTGCTACAGATCATGCCCAATGAGCTGTTTGATGGGATTACCTCCGCAATTTTAGTGCCTTCGGTTCGTAGTTTGGGGCCACTTAGCATAGAGCAGCTGCAAGGGGCCATTCCCAGTTCCCTGCCATTGGGACAGAGTATTATGTTGGTATGGCCACAGTTTACGGGTTTATTGTCGCTTACGTTGCTGTGTTTTCTGCTTTCTTATATAATCTTTATGAAGCGGGAAATACGCTCCAGGGGATAG
- a CDS encoding SMP-30/gluconolactonase/LRE family protein: MKYQLSPFIKFNLSVICLLLMVTGCKDKQPKDTPMIPGEIVQEANSSLYHSSQFTKPSGFPSGIEGPAVDANGILYAVNFEIPGTIGQVVPQGMASLFVNLPEGSIGNGIRFNSKGEMFIADYTKHNILKVDMDTKEISVFAHNGDMNQPNDIAIMDNDILFASDPDWKNSKGQIWRIDTEGKITLLEGDMGTTNGIEVSPDNRTLYVNESVQRNVWAYDLSPTGYISNKRLLIKFEDFGMDGMRTDVKGNLYITRHGKGTVVKVSPEGKILQEVQLKGKTPSNIAFGGKDGTMAFVTLQDNGNFEAFETEHPGREFIMMDKSK, encoded by the coding sequence ATGAAATACCAACTAAGTCCATTTATAAAATTCAATCTATCCGTGATATGTCTACTGCTAATGGTCACCGGATGTAAGGACAAACAGCCAAAGGATACGCCAATGATACCTGGTGAAATTGTCCAAGAGGCAAATTCGTCCTTGTACCATAGTTCCCAATTTACCAAACCTTCCGGTTTCCCATCGGGTATCGAAGGTCCTGCGGTAGACGCCAATGGAATTTTATACGCCGTTAATTTTGAAATACCAGGAACCATAGGACAGGTAGTTCCTCAAGGAATGGCCTCCTTATTTGTGAATTTGCCAGAAGGCAGCATAGGCAATGGGATCCGTTTTAACAGCAAAGGTGAAATGTTCATAGCAGATTATACAAAGCATAACATTTTAAAAGTGGATATGGACACCAAAGAGATCAGCGTTTTTGCCCATAACGGGGATATGAACCAGCCCAATGATATTGCAATAATGGACAACGATATTCTTTTTGCCAGTGATCCTGACTGGAAGAATTCCAAAGGGCAGATCTGGAGAATCGATACCGAGGGAAAAATAACCCTATTGGAAGGGGATATGGGTACCACCAACGGAATTGAGGTTAGTCCGGATAATAGGACTCTATATGTAAACGAATCGGTACAGCGCAATGTTTGGGCATACGACCTTTCTCCTACTGGGTATATAAGCAATAAACGTCTTCTTATCAAATTTGAAGATTTCGGAATGGATGGCATGCGCACTGATGTGAAGGGCAATCTGTACATCACTCGGCATGGCAAAGGAACTGTGGTGAAGGTATCTCCCGAAGGCAAAATTCTACAGGAAGTCCAGTTAAAGGGTAAAACCCCTTCCAATATTGCCTTTGGAGGAAAGGACGGCACTATGGCCTTTGTAACCCTTCAGGACAACGGCAATTTTGAAGCCTTTGAAACGGAACATCCGGGGAGGGAATTTATTATGATGGACAAGAGCAAATGA
- a CDS encoding COG1470 family protein, whose translation MKSNKPNLRSVLFLIALLFFYSQGAKAGNGIILYTPYTYITVPPGESIDYTVEVKNYGSQVKDVEIDFSGLPEDWNSTLKAGGYSIKRIAVLPGEKKTVSLTLNVPLKVDKGKYNLRLIAKNYDVLPIVVNVSEEGTFKSEFSSDQINMEGHSKSNFNFSTKLKNHTGEKQLYSLMAAPPRGWNLAFKPNGRQATAVEIEAGKTTNITVEVQPSSQVTSGSYKIPVKATNKYSTAELELEVVIKGSYDMELTTPTGLLSSSITSGREKKLELLLRNTGSSELRNVSFSTSKPKDWEISIEPDTIAVVQAGGSTKVQAIIKSADKTIPGDYLPKITAKTPEVSSTAAIRVLVKTPLLWGWLGIFIILGTLGGIYYLFRKYGRR comes from the coding sequence ATGAAATCGAATAAACCTAATTTAAGAAGTGTACTCTTTTTAATTGCCTTATTATTCTTTTATAGTCAGGGCGCCAAGGCGGGGAATGGTATTATACTATATACCCCTTATACCTATATTACGGTACCCCCTGGAGAATCAATCGACTATACCGTTGAGGTTAAAAATTATGGCAGCCAGGTAAAGGATGTGGAAATTGACTTTTCCGGGCTACCTGAAGATTGGAATTCTACCCTAAAGGCAGGGGGTTATTCCATTAAGCGGATAGCGGTATTGCCGGGCGAGAAAAAAACCGTATCCCTAACCTTAAATGTACCCTTAAAGGTAGATAAGGGCAAATACAACCTCAGGCTCATTGCCAAAAATTACGATGTGCTCCCTATAGTGGTGAACGTATCGGAGGAGGGAACTTTCAAGTCCGAGTTTAGCTCGGACCAAATAAATATGGAGGGGCATTCCAAATCCAATTTCAATTTTTCTACCAAATTAAAAAACCATACCGGCGAAAAGCAGCTGTATTCCTTAATGGCAGCACCGCCACGGGGTTGGAACCTGGCCTTTAAGCCCAATGGCAGACAGGCCACGGCAGTAGAGATCGAAGCGGGTAAAACCACCAATATTACGGTGGAGGTACAGCCTTCCTCCCAAGTAACATCCGGATCCTATAAAATACCGGTAAAGGCTACCAACAAGTACAGCACGGCCGAATTGGAACTGGAGGTGGTCATAAAGGGATCCTATGATATGGAGCTTACCACCCCAACTGGATTGTTGAGTTCCAGTATTACTTCGGGAAGGGAAAAGAAACTGGAACTGCTGTTGAGAAATACCGGATCTAGCGAACTGAGGAATGTTAGTTTTAGCACTTCAAAACCCAAGGATTGGGAAATTTCCATTGAGCCGGACACCATTGCAGTGGTTCAGGCCGGTGGCAGTACAAAGGTCCAGGCTATTATTAAGTCGGCCGATAAGACCATTCCGGGCGATTACCTTCCCAAGATTACGGCCAAGACTCCTGAGGTCTCGTCAACTGCTGCCATTAGGGTCTTGGTTAAGACTCCTTTACTATGGGGTTGGCTCGGGATTTTTATCATCTTAGGCACATTGGGTGGAATTTATTACCTGTTTAGAAAATACGGTAGAAGGTAA
- a CDS encoding LytR/AlgR family response regulator transcription factor — MKINCLIIDDEPLAISILESYIKTLDYMTIVNSYTNAVDALSDIKEGSIDVIYLDINMSRINGLEFLRTLKNHPLIIITTAYREHALESYEFDVLDYLVKPIPFNRFVKSANRLVDRLKAKNENNGRPMLDNHVFVKVDKKMVRVVLNEILFIESLKDYIKIHTTTGSLVAYKSLSSIVEELPSVNFIRVHKSYAIAIDKVKTVDGNSIEIDNRSIPIGRIYLRKAKKFILSDNAISPKNFTFPKKDSL, encoded by the coding sequence ATGAAAATTAATTGTCTAATAATTGATGATGAGCCCCTTGCCATAAGTATTTTGGAATCGTATATCAAAACCCTTGACTATATGACTATTGTAAATTCATATACCAATGCGGTAGATGCACTTTCCGATATTAAAGAGGGGAGCATAGACGTTATATATTTGGACATCAATATGTCTCGAATAAACGGACTGGAATTTCTCCGTACCCTCAAAAATCATCCCTTAATAATAATAACAACGGCGTATAGGGAACATGCCTTGGAGAGTTACGAGTTTGATGTGCTGGATTATTTGGTAAAACCTATCCCTTTTAACAGGTTTGTGAAATCGGCCAATAGGCTTGTAGATCGCCTTAAGGCCAAAAATGAAAACAATGGACGGCCCATGTTGGACAACCATGTATTTGTAAAAGTGGATAAGAAAATGGTAAGAGTAGTTTTGAATGAAATCCTATTTATTGAAAGTCTAAAAGATTATATTAAAATTCATACTACAACAGGTTCCCTTGTTGCTTATAAGTCATTATCGAGTATTGTTGAAGAGTTGCCTTCCGTAAATTTTATCCGGGTACACAAATCATACGCCATAGCAATTGACAAAGTTAAGACTGTAGATGGAAACAGTATCGAAATAGATAACAGATCCATCCCAATTGGTAGAATCTATTTAAGAAAAGCGAAGAAATTCATTCTTTCCGATAATGCCATATCTCCCAAGAACTTTACCTTCCCCAAAAAAGATAGCTTATAA
- a CDS encoding DUF5009 domain-containing protein has translation MRLYSIDILRALTMFFMIWVNDFWTLNNVPKWLLHAKVNEDYLGFSDIIFPLFLFIVGLSIPFAIKSRFDKGHSFVEIGKHIIIRSFSLLLIGLFMVNYDTAYNLGIPIGKYFWGILMALAIFLIWTDWKKSPVSRKWQFPLQILGFLVLLFLAMIYEGGGSGEYWMRPQWWGILGLIGWAYLVNAFIFLLSRGNGTVIVSFWLLFYVLSVWNQTDAAFELQGIFRYFSTIVQGTIPAFTASGMIASLVLIKWSGASLKKGYVILGLLGITSLAFAIVTRPLWGISKLGATPSWLAICSGLGFLVFVIFHYLADQKGIIHWAKFIAPAGTATLTCYMLPYFIYPIRNLSTFRLPHFFNTGVMGLLGSLVFAYIVVLLTGWLVKKGIKLKL, from the coding sequence ATGAGATTGTATTCCATTGATATTTTAAGGGCACTGACCATGTTTTTCATGATTTGGGTCAATGATTTTTGGACATTGAACAACGTTCCCAAATGGTTGCTGCATGCCAAGGTCAATGAAGATTATTTAGGCTTTTCGGATATCATATTTCCCTTATTCCTGTTCATCGTAGGCTTAAGTATTCCTTTTGCCATAAAAAGTCGATTTGACAAGGGCCATAGCTTCGTGGAAATTGGTAAGCATATCATAATACGGTCTTTTTCGCTCTTATTGATCGGTCTATTTATGGTCAATTACGATACTGCCTACAATTTGGGGATTCCAATTGGAAAATATTTTTGGGGCATCTTAATGGCCCTTGCTATATTTCTTATCTGGACCGATTGGAAAAAGAGTCCTGTCTCCAGAAAATGGCAATTTCCTTTGCAGATTTTGGGTTTTCTTGTTTTACTTTTTCTCGCGATGATTTATGAAGGGGGTGGCTCAGGGGAGTACTGGATGCGACCCCAGTGGTGGGGCATACTAGGGCTTATTGGGTGGGCCTATCTGGTAAATGCGTTTATCTTTCTCCTTTCACGGGGCAATGGGACCGTGATAGTGTCCTTTTGGCTGTTATTTTATGTGCTGTCCGTTTGGAACCAAACCGATGCCGCCTTTGAACTGCAAGGGATATTCAGATATTTTTCAACTATCGTGCAGGGAACGATTCCTGCATTTACCGCCTCCGGAATGATCGCCTCCTTGGTGCTTATTAAATGGTCCGGGGCAAGTTTAAAAAAAGGGTATGTTATATTGGGTCTTTTGGGGATAACAAGCCTGGCATTTGCCATAGTTACCCGTCCTTTATGGGGCATCTCCAAATTGGGAGCTACTCCATCATGGTTGGCCATCTGTTCCGGACTGGGCTTTCTGGTTTTTGTAATTTTCCATTACCTCGCGGATCAAAAGGGGATTATCCACTGGGCAAAATTCATAGCCCCGGCGGGAACGGCAACATTAACCTGTTATATGTTGCCATACTTTATCTACCCTATAAGAAATCTAAGTACGTTCAGATTGCCACATTTCTTTAATACGGGAGTTATGGGGCTTTTGGGCTCCCTGGTTTTTGCCTATATAGTGGTTTTACTTACCGGATGGTTGGTAAAAAAAGGAATTAAACTAAAACTTTAA
- a CDS encoding rolling circle replication-associated protein, translating to MTCFARCYKRLSFVTLTFLNKVEDKQAVDVLRKFLDNVKKRSTDFQYVWVAERQTKNAEFEGNVHFHIITNKYWKIDKWWNYWLNLQKKNGIEPREKDFKPSSAFDVKQLNSSNIRSIASYVTKYVTKNNAKFKCQVWNCSRRVSELYTDFYTTTEFTDHFKRLKAVLKETVILGERNQPALNIKMIDLNRQTLPLYKRLDDKNKTLK from the coding sequence ATAACCTGCTTTGCAAGATGCTATAAGCGATTAAGTTTTGTTACCCTCACATTTTTGAACAAGGTAGAAGATAAACAGGCTGTGGATGTCCTTAGAAAATTCTTGGACAACGTTAAAAAACGCAGTACCGATTTTCAATATGTATGGGTAGCGGAACGGCAAACCAAAAACGCAGAATTTGAGGGCAATGTTCACTTCCATATCATCACCAATAAATATTGGAAAATAGACAAATGGTGGAATTATTGGTTGAATTTGCAAAAAAAGAACGGGATAGAACCTAGGGAAAAGGATTTCAAGCCCTCTAGTGCATTTGATGTAAAGCAATTAAATTCGAGTAACATCAGGTCAATTGCATCTTACGTAACCAAGTACGTTACCAAGAACAATGCAAAGTTTAAATGCCAGGTCTGGAACTGTTCTAGGCGCGTTTCTGAACTGTACACAGACTTTTATACTACTACGGAGTTTACAGACCATTTTAAGCGTCTAAAAGCCGTTTTAAAGGAAACTGTGATTTTAGGGGAAAGAAATCAACCCGCCCTGAACATAAAAATGATTGACCTGAATAGGCAAACCTTACCACTGTACAAAAGATTGGACGATAAAAACAAAACACTTAAATAA
- a CDS encoding c-type cytochrome, which produces MRGTFFKKLIFFLSIIVIGMLLNVKCKFNNDLPAADKDNGGLYLPGDFEAVVVIDSLKGRARHLTVNTNGDIYVKLRFPDSLGGNAALRDTDNDGKADIVKTFDDYLDRSSYGTEMKIHNGYLYFSSVTRIFRQKLTKDLVPDTELELILSETERPGQHATKPLAFDNQGNMYTVFGAPSDACQVDDRSPMSPGIFPCPLLEHRAGIWKFDANKKGQFQQDGTKFATGLRSVVGLSWNKQDNNLYAVVHGRDYLHNTWPREFTAWEGAVLPSEVFLRLREGDDAGWPYHYYDQIKKGYYLNPEYGGDGEKQGDISKLTEPVVGFPGHFAPNDLLFYEGDQFPDRYRNGAFIAFHGSTSSSPYPQSGYFVGFVPMQNGIPTGPWEVFADGFAGRDTVANTSEAKYRPMGLAVGPDGSLYVSDSKMGKIWRIMYKGNKADFGSSQLAAMDKRKRTATNIKTPDEKEDILVPDGYFGEVEEDKLSKGGQLYNIFCSVCHQRDGKGNERFPPLDNSEWVLGDKTKLINVILQGLRGEIMVKGKSYNNAMPKLHMLKDEEISAILTFIRQNFGNNASPIEPEEVANVRETVPNGS; this is translated from the coding sequence ATGAGAGGAACATTTTTTAAGAAGTTAATTTTCTTCCTATCAATCATAGTAATCGGTATGTTACTTAATGTAAAATGTAAGTTCAATAATGACCTTCCTGCAGCGGATAAGGACAATGGCGGACTTTATTTGCCCGGAGATTTTGAGGCGGTAGTGGTGATAGACAGTCTAAAGGGAAGGGCAAGGCACCTAACGGTAAACACCAATGGAGATATCTATGTGAAGCTGAGGTTTCCGGATTCCCTTGGGGGCAATGCTGCGCTTAGGGATACCGACAATGATGGGAAAGCGGATATTGTCAAAACTTTCGATGATTATCTGGACAGGAGCAGTTATGGAACTGAAATGAAAATTCACAATGGATATCTATATTTTAGTTCGGTTACGCGTATTTTTCGTCAAAAACTTACCAAAGATTTGGTGCCGGATACGGAGTTGGAGTTGATATTGTCCGAAACTGAACGTCCCGGACAACATGCTACCAAGCCTTTGGCCTTTGATAATCAGGGAAATATGTACACTGTTTTTGGTGCGCCTTCGGATGCTTGCCAGGTGGATGATAGGTCGCCTATGTCCCCTGGTATTTTTCCATGTCCGTTATTGGAACACAGGGCGGGCATATGGAAATTTGATGCCAACAAAAAGGGGCAGTTCCAACAGGACGGAACAAAATTTGCCACCGGACTTAGAAGTGTGGTAGGATTAAGTTGGAACAAGCAGGATAACAACCTGTATGCCGTGGTTCATGGTCGCGATTACCTCCACAATACCTGGCCAAGGGAATTTACTGCCTGGGAAGGTGCGGTCTTGCCCTCAGAGGTCTTCCTAAGACTTAGGGAAGGGGACGATGCCGGTTGGCCCTACCATTATTATGATCAGATCAAGAAAGGCTATTATCTTAATCCAGAGTATGGGGGCGATGGGGAAAAGCAGGGCGACATAAGTAAACTTACAGAGCCTGTAGTGGGTTTTCCGGGTCATTTTGCCCCCAATGACCTCCTGTTTTATGAAGGCGACCAATTTCCGGATCGATACAGGAACGGGGCATTTATAGCCTTTCATGGGTCTACCAGTAGTTCCCCTTATCCACAATCCGGTTATTTTGTAGGCTTTGTACCCATGCAAAATGGTATTCCTACGGGGCCATGGGAGGTATTTGCTGACGGTTTTGCGGGCAGGGATACCGTGGCGAACACTAGTGAAGCCAAATATAGGCCTATGGGATTGGCCGTTGGGCCAGACGGATCATTGTATGTTTCCGATTCCAAAATGGGAAAAATATGGAGAATTATGTACAAGGGGAACAAAGCGGATTTTGGGAGTTCCCAGCTTGCTGCCATGGATAAAAGAAAAAGGACCGCTACTAATATAAAGACACCTGATGAAAAAGAGGATATACTCGTTCCCGATGGATATTTTGGGGAAGTAGAGGAGGATAAATTGTCCAAAGGCGGCCAACTGTACAATATTTTTTGTTCGGTCTGCCACCAAAGGGACGGGAAGGGCAATGAGCGTTTTCCACCTTTGGACAATTCGGAATGGGTCCTAGGGGATAAAACGAAATTGATCAATGTTATCCTTCAAGGGCTTAGGGGAGAGATAATGGTGAAAGGGAAGTCCTATAACAATGCCATGCCCAAATTGCATATGTTGAAGGACGAAGAAATTTCTGCGATTTTGACTTTTATAAGACAGAATTTTGGCAACAATGCCTCACCTATTGAACCCGAGGAAGTTGCGAATGTTAGAGAGACCGTTCCCAATGGCTCTTGA
- a CDS encoding sensor histidine kinase: MQIKKLLQEKGEHARPTIPRRYHIIFWIIYFTFNSIRWGSYFGDYWHSFKSNLVEFPLHIAIVYFNIYYLVPKFIIGKRYKTYLALFSVVLGLHYFVRIGLFHWLVPSNTATDVQAAHGLFSFNHIVTVTLGEIYVIGLVSAIKFTIDYVIELNKNNLLLELQSETEMKYLKAQIQPHFFFNTLNNLYALTLKRSKKAAEVVLKLSEIMEYMIYDLNKKKISLRKEINYVENYIELERIRKKDLVASNIEIIGQVDDIMLPPFLFLPFVENCFKHGQLGNGKLFMEMKFIRNERHLEFHLKNDFEKNNNTRDNSGIGLINIKRRLELIYGNQFELENYSSGCHYIVVLKIPIK, from the coding sequence ATGCAAATTAAAAAGCTGCTCCAAGAAAAGGGGGAACATGCCAGGCCTACAATACCTAGAAGGTACCATATTATTTTTTGGATAATATATTTTACCTTCAACTCCATTCGCTGGGGAAGCTATTTTGGTGATTATTGGCATTCTTTCAAATCCAATCTGGTAGAGTTTCCGCTACATATTGCTATCGTCTATTTTAATATCTATTATTTGGTTCCCAAATTCATCATAGGCAAGAGGTATAAAACCTACCTAGCCCTTTTTTCCGTTGTACTTGGGCTACATTATTTTGTTCGAATAGGCCTTTTTCATTGGCTCGTTCCCAGTAACACCGCTACAGATGTGCAGGCTGCCCACGGCTTGTTCAGTTTTAACCATATCGTTACGGTTACCCTGGGCGAGATCTATGTAATCGGGCTGGTCTCCGCCATTAAATTCACTATAGATTATGTTATTGAACTGAACAAGAACAACCTTCTTTTGGAGCTACAGTCCGAAACCGAAATGAAATATCTCAAAGCCCAGATCCAACCCCATTTCTTCTTCAATACATTGAACAATCTATATGCCCTTACCCTTAAGAGATCAAAAAAAGCGGCCGAGGTGGTTTTAAAATTGTCCGAAATCATGGAATACATGATATATGATCTGAACAAAAAAAAAATATCCCTTCGCAAAGAAATCAACTATGTAGAAAATTATATTGAATTGGAAAGGATAAGAAAAAAAGATCTGGTAGCCTCCAATATTGAAATTATAGGACAGGTAGATGATATAATGCTTCCGCCATTTCTTTTTCTTCCCTTTGTTGAAAATTGCTTCAAACACGGACAATTGGGCAATGGAAAGCTATTTATGGAAATGAAATTTATACGAAATGAGCGGCATTTGGAATTTCACCTTAAAAATGATTTTGAAAAAAACAATAATACGCGCGACAATTCCGGAATTGGACTTATAAACATAAAAAGGAGATTGGAATTAATATATGGAAACCAGTTTGAACTGGAGAACTATTCTTCAGGTTGTCATTATATAGTGGTCCTAAAAATCCCAATAAAATGA
- a CDS encoding IS3 family transposase gives MKQYTVPILRACKLVDLSRSMWYYQSRRDDSEVIDKLTELAESYPTRGFDEYYHKIRREGLKWNRKRVLRVYRNMKLGLRRKHKKRLVKRVKQPLEAPSQLNECWSMDFMSDALSDGRKVRVFNVIDDCNREAIAIDAGLSYPARAVIETLENLKEDIGTPKYIRCDNGPEFISKTFMNWCKKNFIEIKYTQPGKPMQNGYIERFNRFFREDILDAYYFNDVYQLQKISDNWREDYNFNHPHKSLGNKSPKEYMPRFDEEFKFFIKSDLNNNYLSNLEVS, from the coding sequence ATCAAACAATATACGGTTCCCATATTACGTGCGTGTAAACTTGTTGATTTAAGCAGATCAATGTGGTATTACCAAAGTAGACGGGATGACAGCGAAGTCATCGACAAGCTAACCGAGTTGGCCGAATCATATCCGACCCGGGGTTTTGATGAGTATTATCATAAGATCCGTCGTGAGGGCCTAAAATGGAATCGAAAGCGTGTGTTGCGTGTGTACCGCAATATGAAGCTGGGCCTTAGGCGCAAGCACAAGAAACGTTTGGTAAAACGTGTAAAGCAACCCTTGGAAGCACCTTCACAGCTCAATGAATGCTGGAGCATGGACTTTATGAGCGATGCGCTTAGCGATGGCAGAAAAGTACGCGTATTCAACGTTATTGACGACTGTAACCGTGAAGCTATCGCCATTGATGCCGGACTATCCTATCCGGCACGGGCGGTCATTGAAACATTGGAAAACCTGAAAGAAGATATAGGGACTCCCAAATATATAAGATGTGATAACGGACCGGAATTTATCTCAAAGACATTTATGAACTGGTGTAAAAAGAACTTTATAGAAATCAAATACACCCAACCTGGAAAACCGATGCAGAACGGATACATAGAACGGTTCAACCGCTTTTTTAGAGAAGACATATTGGACGCTTATTATTTTAATGACGTATATCAGCTCCAAAAGATAAGCGATAACTGGCGGGAGGACTATAATTTTAACCACCCACATAAATCTCTGGGCAATAAATCGCCCAAAGAATATATGCCCAGATTTGATGAAGAATTTAAATTCTTCATCAAATCTGACCTAAACAACAATTATTTATCGAATTTAGAGGTGTCCTAA
- a CDS encoding ABC transporter ATP-binding protein, which produces MAEKSIDIKGLTKKYGDHIAVNNLNLSIEKGEIFGLLGPNGAGKSTTILMLLGLTEVDSGSVKVCGIDSSRNPLEVKRKVGYLPEDVGFYNDYSGLQNLMYIARLNDIREEEAKRAALEILQEVGLEDVKDSKVASYSRGMRQRLGLADVLIKNPEVIILDEPTLGLDPEGVKKFLQLIVRLSRKKGITVLFSSHHLHQIQQVCDRVGIFVKGKMLAEGKISSLAQQLFSKNSFTLEGGISSVEQYVKPSLSIKELVHKMNAIPEVAHVEFGENRFVVESNKDVSAELSRLVVQSGYGLNFLSKKEYGLDDIYYQYFQEGKAHEK; this is translated from the coding sequence ATGGCGGAAAAGAGTATAGATATAAAGGGGCTCACCAAAAAGTACGGTGATCACATTGCGGTAAACAATTTAAACCTGTCCATAGAAAAGGGTGAGATTTTTGGTCTATTGGGACCCAACGGCGCGGGTAAATCTACCACCATCCTTATGCTATTGGGGCTTACCGAAGTGGATTCGGGGAGTGTAAAGGTATGTGGTATAGACAGTAGCAGGAATCCGCTGGAAGTGAAAAGAAAAGTAGGATATCTACCGGAAGATGTTGGTTTTTACAACGATTATTCCGGATTGCAGAATCTGATGTATATAGCCCGTTTAAACGACATCCGGGAGGAAGAGGCCAAGAGGGCGGCCTTGGAGATATTGCAAGAGGTGGGTTTGGAAGATGTCAAGGATAGTAAGGTGGCCAGCTATTCCCGAGGAATGCGGCAACGTCTTGGTCTGGCAGATGTGCTTATAAAAAACCCGGAGGTCATAATATTGGACGAACCTACCCTAGGACTAGATCCAGAGGGGGTAAAAAAGTTTCTACAGCTCATTGTGCGGCTTAGTAGAAAAAAGGGCATCACCGTATTGTTCTCCTCCCATCATTTGCACCAGATTCAACAGGTATGTGACAGGGTGGGGATCTTTGTGAAAGGTAAAATGCTGGCAGAGGGCAAAATTAGCTCCTTGGCCCAACAGTTGTTTTCCAAAAACTCCTTTACCTTGGAAGGGGGTATTTCTTCTGTGGAGCAATATGTTAAACCTTCCTTGTCAATTAAGGAATTGGTCCACAAAATGAATGCGATTCCCGAGGTTGCACATGTGGAATTTGGGGAAAACCGATTTGTAGTAGAATCCAATAAGGATGTCTCTGCTGAATTGTCAAGACTAGTAGTACAGTCGGGATACGGTCTAAATTTCCTTAGCAAAAAGGAATATGGACTGGACGATATTTATTATCAATATTTTCAAGAAGGTAAAGCACATGAAAAATAA
- a CDS encoding transposase produces MKRTKFTESQIVKALRENEQGRSVGDISRELGIDKSTFYYWRKKYGGMEQQQLKRLKELEEENNRLKQMYADVSLDNKMLKDVLSKKF; encoded by the coding sequence ATGAAAAGAACAAAATTTACGGAAAGCCAGATTGTCAAGGCACTAAGGGAAAACGAACAGGGAAGATCCGTTGGCGATATTTCCAGGGAACTGGGTATCGACAAAAGTACATTTTACTACTGGCGCAAGAAATACGGAGGTATGGAGCAGCAGCAACTGAAACGTCTAAAGGAGCTCGAAGAAGAGAACAATAGGCTAAAACAAATGTATGCGGATGTTAGTCTGGACAATAAAATGTTAAAGGACGTTTTGTCAAAAAAGTTCTAA